Genomic window (Gelria sp. Kuro-4):
CAAGGAAGGGGCGCGCGGTTTGGGCCTGCACCTGGTGAAGGAGCACGTGAACGCCGCCGGCGGGCGCATCCAGCTGCGCACCTCGCGGCGCGGCACTTCCTTCCGGATCACCATCCCGGGCGGGGAAGGGGGGCAGGCAGCATGAACGAGCTTGTCCGGGTACTCATTGTGGAAGACGATCCCATGGTGGCGGGAATAAACCGGAAATACACGGAGAAGGCGGGCCGTTTTCAGGTGATCGGCCTGGCCGCGAGCGGCGAAGAGGCGGTGGCGGCGGTGCGGGAGAAACGCCCCGACCTGGTGCTGCTGGACGTCTACCTCCCGCGCGGCAACGGCCTGGAGGTGCTCAAGGGCATTCGGGCGGCGAACATCGCTGCCGATGTCATCCTCATTACGGCGGCCCAGGATGTGGCCACGGTGGAGGAGGCGCTGCGCTACGGCGCGGTGGACTACATCATCAAGCCGTTCGATTTTGAACGGCTGGCCCGGACGCTCAGCGCGTACTGCGAGCGCCGGCGGCGCCTGGCGGAGCACCAGAAGCTGGCCCAGGAAGAGATCGACCGCTTGGTGCAGGGCGCAGCCGTAACGGCGGCTCCTACGGGGCTGCCCAAGGGGATCGACCCGTACACCTTGGAACAGGTGCGCGATTACCTGGCCCAAAACGCGCGCGGCTACTCGGCGCAGGAGACGGCGGCCGGCCTCGGACTGTCGCGGATCACGGCGCGCCGCTACCTGGAGTTCCTGGCGGCCGCCGGGGAAGTGGAGGTGGAGCTGGAGTACGCCGCCGTAGGGCGGCCGGTAAAACGATATCGCAAGGCTTAACTTTTGCCCGCCCACTGGGTGGGCCATACTAGGCATGAGGTGAAGGGATTGGACGGCGGAGAGATCATTCTTGGCATCGAGACTTCGTGCGATGAAACCTCGGCGGCGGTGGTCCAGGGCGGGCGGCGCCTCCTGGCCAACGTCATCTCCTCGCAGGTAAACCTGCATGCCCTTTACGGCGGCGTAGTGCCGGAGCTGGCGTCGCGGCGGCATGTGGAGCTTATTGTCCCGGCTGTGGCAGAGGCGCTGAAAGAAGCCGGCTTAAGCTTCGCCGACCTGGATGCAGTGGCGGTGACCTGCGGCCCCGGGCTGGTGGGGGCGCTCCTGGTGGGCCTCTCCTACGCCAAGGCGGTGGCGCTGGCGCGCGGCGTGCCTCTGGTGGGGGTGCACCACACCGCAGCTCATATTTACGCCAACCTGCTGGTGCACCCGGAGCTGGAGCCGCCTTTTCTCAGCCTGGTGGTCTCAGGCGGGCACACGTCCCTGGTGTATGTGCGCGCCCCAGGGGCCTACGACCTTTTAGGTCAGACGGTGGACGACGCCGCCGGTGAGGCCCTGGACAAGATTGCGCGCGCCCTGGGACTGGGCTATCCCGGTGGCCCGGCCATCGAGCGGCTGGCGCGGGAGGGCGACCCCGAGGCTTTGCCGCTGCCGCGGGCGGTGGTGCGGGAGCACCCGCTCGACTTCAGCTTCAGCGGGCTCAAGACGGCAGTGCTGAACTACCTTAACCACCTGAAGCAGCGGGGGGAGGAGCCGAACAAGGCCGATGTGGCGGCCAGCCTGCAGCGGGCGGTGATGGAAGTGCTGGTGGAGCGGGCGCTTACGGCGGCCGAGCTCACGGGCGCCCGTCGGCTTGTGCTGGCCGGCGGCGTGGCGGCCAACGGTGAGCTGCGCACCCGGCTGGCGGAGCAGGCGGCCCGGGCGAATCTCCAGGTGCTGGCGCCGCCGCCGGCGCTCTGTACGGACAACGCGGCCATGGTGGCCTGCGCCGGGTACTTCTACCTTCAGCATGGTCTTACGGCGCCCCTGTCCCTGAATGCTTTCGCCAACCTGCCGCTGGGGGCGGAGCAGGGCTGGGGAAAACGTGGGGAAAAAGAGAGCGCCCGCGGCAAAAAATAAGGCCGCTGCCCGGCCGGTTTTCCCCGCCTAGGCGGCAGGTCTTCCTGTGGATTCTGGGGAAAGGTGGGCAAAACCCGCCCAGCCCCAGGGGTTTTCTGTGGATAACCCTGTGGATTTTGTGGATTGTGGGAATGATTGTTCGCTGAGTAGCCTCTTTTTACGGTATATGTGGGGCGAATAGTAAATAGAACCTGAAAACGGGAAAAAGGTGAGGTGAAGTGCGATGCGGCCGGTGCTCCTTTCTTTTGGCTCCCTACACATCTACAGCTGGGGTTTTCTCCTGGCGCTGGCCACGCTGTTGGGCGCCTTGGGGGCGGTCGAGCTGGCGCGGCGCTCGGGCTGGGAACACCCGGACGCCGTCCTTGACGTGGCGCTGGGGGCGGTGCTGGCGGGAGTGGTGGGGAGCCGCCTCAACTACCTGCTCTTGTACCGGGCGGCCGAGTTCTGGCGGCGGCCCTGGATCTTCTTTCAGTTTTCCGCCGGCGGCCTGGTATTTCACGGCGGCTTGGCCCTGGGCATACTCGCAGGCGGGTATCTCGCCCGGCGGCGGGGCCTGGGCTTTTGGACCACGGGCGATGTGCTGGCGCCTTTTCTCGCGGCCGGGTACGGCCTGGTGCGCGTGGGCTGCTTTCTTAATGGCTGCTGCTACGGGCGTGTAACCCACGTCCCCTGGGCGGTGGTCATTCCCGCCCTGGCCGACGGCCTGCCCCGCCACCCGTCGCAGCTTTATGCCGCCGCCCTGGGGCTTTTCCTCGGCGTGCTCCTCCTTCTTTTCTACCGGCGGCGGCCCTTCAGCGGGGCGGTTTTCCTGGCCTATATGGGCGGTGGCGCCCTGGAACGCATCATTGAGGACTTCTTCCGGGATACGCTGATGTATAGCGCCAACTTTACCCTGGCGCAGGTGGTGAGTGCGGGCGTTTTCCTGGTGGCCGTCGCGCTTTACATCTGGCGCAGCCGCCGGGCGGCGCGGGAGAAAAGCCTGGGGGCGACCCAGTAGTGGCGCGCCGGCCGGCACCGGAGTGGGAGCTGGCGGCGGCTGCGGCCCGGGGCATTCTACCTGTAACCTCGGCCTGCAACGTGCGCTGCCTTTTCTGCAGTCACCGCCAGAACCCGCCCGGCCTGGAGACCTACTTTCTGCCGCACCAGTCGCTGGCTGCCATTAAAGAGCGCGCGGCCCTGCTCGACCCCGAAAAGCCGATCGTGGTCGGTGAATCGGTGACCCGCATCCTGGAGGGAGAACCATTCCTCAACCCTGACCTGCTTGCCATCCTGACCTGGCTGCGGCACCGCTTTCCAGAGACGCCGCTGGCGCTCACCACCAACGGCACGCACCTCACGGCCGCAGCGGTGGCGCGCCTGGCGGAGCTTAAGCCGCTGGCAGTCACCCTCTCGCTCAACAGCGCCAGCGAGCGCGGCCGGCGCCTGCTTATGGCCGACCCGGACCCCGCCGTGGCCCTGGAAGCACCCGCGCGGCTGGCGGCGGCCGGCCTGCCTTTTACCGGGAGCGTGGTGGCCATGCCGCACGTGGTGGGCTGGCGGGATGTGGAAGAAACGGTGCGCTTTCTCGCCCGGGCTGGGGCGGAGACGGTGCGCGTGTTCCTGCCGGGCTACACCCGCCTGGCGCCGCCGGAGCTCAGGCTGCCGGCGGGCATGTGGAACCAGCTGCGCAGGCGGGCGGCAGCCTGGCAGGAGGGACTAGGGACGCCGGTTCTTGTCGAGCCGCCGGGTTTAACCGACCTTAAGGCCAGCATTCACGGCGTGCTGCCTGCTACGCCGGCGGCTGCCGCCGGGCTGAAGGCGGGGGAGACCATCGTTCGCCTCGCCGGGAAGGCGGTGTTTTCGCGCGTGGCCGCCTTCCAGTGCCTGAAGGCGGGCGGGGCAGTGGAGGTGGAGGTGCTCTCAGAAGGCGGGACCCGCGCCGTGCGGCTGGAAAAGGAGCCCGGAGCGCGCTCCGGGCTCGTCTTCGATTACGACCTGGCTCCCGAGGCGTGGCAGGAGTTTTGCCGCCTTATCCGGCGGGAGCGGGCGCAGCGGGTGGTGGTGGCGACTTCCGAGCTCGCGGCACCGCTGGTGGCGGCGGCCGCCGGACGCGAGAACCTTCCCTGTGAGCTCAAGCTGTTGCCGGTGCCCAGCCGCTTCTTTGGCGGCAGCATCGCCTGTGCCGGGCTCCTCACGGTGGCCGATTTCCGGGCGGCCATCGGCGAGCTGGCGGCGGATCTTATTGTCCTGCCCGGCATCGCCTTCGACCAAAAAGGCCGGGACCTGGTAGGGGAGCTCTACCTGGAAGCGGCGCCGGGACGGAAGGTGGCTCTGCTGGAGACCTGATCCGGCGGCCGGTGAGTCAGTGCACGTGGTAGGTAAGGCGATTACACCCCGCCCTTAATTTCAGCGTATTTCCCCACCTGCGCGCAGAAGGTTTCCACCTGTGACCGGGGTAAGGCTACGGTGAGCTGCGCCTCTTCCCCGTAAGCGGAAGCGACGACCGTCCCGCCCAGGCGCCCCAGCCAGTACAGACAGCGGTCCAGGTGCGGGTAGGCCACCCGCAGGCTGAGGCGGCGGGTGATCACCTTGTCGACCTGACCGGCGGCGTCGAGCGCGGCGCCGGCTGTACCGCCGTAGGCGTCGATGAGGCCGCGCACTCCCAGCTTCTTGCCGCCGAAGTAGCGCGTCACCACCACCGCCGTCTGGGTGAGGTCCCGGCTGAGGAGGGCACGGAGGATGGGCTCGCCGGCGGTGCCGCTCGGTTCGCCGGCGTCGCTGGCGAAGCGAATGTCACGCTCCGGGTCCACGCGGTAGGCCCAGGCGTTGTGCGTGGCCTGGCGGTGTTCCTGGCTCACCTGAGCGATAAAGGTTTTGGCTTCGGCTTCACTTTCCACCGGGCGCGCCCGCCCGATAAAGCGGGAGCGCTCGATTTTTATTTCCACCTGCGCCTCGTGGGCGCTGGTGCGGTAAGTGTCCATACGTTCAACCTCCCAGCAGCTAGGAAACGCCTGCTTTTATTCTATATCAGGATCTGAGTGCGGCAAAAGCCCTCTGCCGGGACAAGTCTCCTATTGACTTCCAGGAAACTTGGACTGTATAATTAAGTTGTCGGCAACCGTGACAAGGAAGACAAGTTATGGGAGGAGCGGCAGGTGGGCAGGGCGCTGCACGGGTATTCCGGCAGGGAAGGAATACGGACTGTAAGGTGAGGGGGGAAGCCAGTGGTTACCTTTGAGCATGTGACCAAAACTTACAAGGGCGGCACCCAGGCGGTGCGCGATCTCAACTTGACCATCGAAAAGGGCCGGTTTGTCGTCTTAATCGGCCCGAGCGGCTGCGGCAAAACCACGACCCTTAAGATGGTCAACCGGCTTATCGAACCCACGTCGGGCGAGATCTACCTGGAGGGGCGGAAAACAAGCACCCTCAATCTGGTGCAGATGCGGCGCAACATCGGCTACGTTATCCAGCACATCGGGCTCTTGCCTCACCTGACGGTGGCTGCCAACATCGCCTTGGTGCCGGAGCTAAAGGGCTGGCCGCGCAAAAAGCGCGAGGAACGGGTGGACGAATTGCTTGCCATGGTCGGCATGGACCCGGCCGTGTACCGTAACCGTTTTCCGGCCCAGCTTTCCGGCGGGCAGCAGCAGCGCATAGGGGTGCTCCGGGCGCTGGCGGCGGACCCGGAGCTTATTCTTATGGATGAACCCTTCGGCGCGCTGGATCCTTTGACGCGCGAGCAGCTGCAGCTTGAGTTCAAGCGCCTCAAAGAGCGGCTCAAGAAAACCATTATCTTTGTAACCCACGACATGAACGAGGCCCTGCTCCTGGCCGACCGCATCATCCTCATGAAAGACGGCGTGGTGGTCCAGGACGATACGCCGGAGGGGTTGCTGCGCCACCCGGCCAACGACTTTGTGGCCAGTTTTGTCGGTCGCGCGGCTCAGCCGCAGGCAGCTGCAGACCTCCTGGTGCGGGATGTGATGAACCCTGCACCGGTCACCATTGAGGCCGAGCGTGGCCTGGGCGAAGCCCTGAAGCGCATGCAGAAGTACAAGGTGGACAGCCTGCTGGTGCTGAGTGACGGGCGGCTCATGGGCCTGGTGCAGGCGCGCGACCTTTACCCGTACCTCCTGAAAGACGAGACGGTGCCGGTGGCACAGGTGGCGGTGCAGGCGGCGGTTACCGTATCTCCCGACCTGCCCCTCAGTCAGGCGGCGGAGAAACTGACAGCCGGCGGGGCGTACCTGGTGCCGGTGGTGGGCGACGATGGGCGCCTCCTGGGCGTGCTCACGCGGGCCAGCCTGGTGGGCGTGCTGCTCGACGCTTGGAACGGCGGCAGCGGTTCAACAGAAGAGAAGAAGGCAGCGGCCGGAGGAGGTGGGGCGAAGTGACGTGGATCAAAATGTGGCAGTACCTGGTGGATAATCTGCCTGAAGTGCTCCTCGCCATCCAGGAGCATGTTTTGCTGCTGGTCGTTTTTCCGGTGGCGGTGGCGGTGCTGATTGCAGTGCCGCTGGGCATTGCAGCCACCCGCTGGGCCTGGCTGGAGAGAATAGTCCTCTCGGTGGTAAACGTCATCCAGACCATCCCCAGCCTGGCTATGATGGCCCTCTTTATCCCGCTGGGCCTGGGCATCGGCAACAAGCCGGCCATTGTGGCCCTGCTCCTTTACTCGCTCCTGCCCATTCTGCGCAACACCTACACGGGGATCAAGGGCGTGGATGCGGACCTTAAGGAGGCCGCCACCGGCATGGGCATGACGGAGTTACAGCGGCTCATCCGGGTAGAGCTGCCGCTTTCGGTGCCGGTGATCATGGCCGGGGTGCGCACGGCGGCGGTGATCGCCATCGGGACGGCGACGCTGGCGGCCATGGTGGGGGGCGGCGGGTTGGGGCGGTATATCTACCGGGGCCTGCAGCTGATGCGCGACTACCTTATCCTGGTGGGAGCGGTGCCGGCGGCGGCGCTGGCGCTGGTGGCCGACTTTATCCTGGGCCGCCTGGAACACTGGGTGACCCCGGAAGGCCTGCGGCTCTCCCGGAAAAAGTACGAGTAGACCGCGGCGCCGCGCTCGCACGAACGGAGGACGGAAGGGGTAAATGGTACACCTTCTTGATCACGGCCACGGGAAGGAGGAGAAACTGCATGCGGAAAAAGAGGTTTCCAGCGGTACTGGCGCTCGTTGTTGTCCTCACCCTGCTTGCCACCGGTTGCGCGGGCGGCGGGCAGGCGCCAGAGGCACCGGGCGGGCGGGCGGCCAACAAGCCGGGTGATGGCTCGACCTTGCGCATCGGCTCGCAGGGCTACGCCGAAGTGGAGATCCAGGGTGAGATCGCCAAGGCGCTCATCGAGGCTAAAACCAACCACAAGGTGGAGCACGTCAAGAACCTGGGCAGCGCCATGGCCCTGCATGAGGCGATGGTCAACGGCGATCTGGACATGGCGATTTCGTTCACCGGGACCTTGTTCCTGGGGCTGCTCCGGCAGAAGCTGACACCCGAGTGGCGTAATCCCGATAAGGTCTGGCAGTACGTGCACGATGAGATGCTGAAGAAGTACGGCGTCTACACCTTCCCTGCCTATGGCTACAACAACGTCTACGCCATTGCCGTACCCAAGGCAACGGCGGAAAAGCTGAACCTGAAGAAGGTGAGCGACCTTAAGCCTTACGCCCAGGACATGGTGCTGGCCACCGATACCACGTGGCAGGATTACCCCGGCCAAGGGTATAAGGAGTTTCAGGAGCTGTACGGCTTCAAATTCAAGGACGCGCTGCCCATGGATTTCGGGCTCATGTACCGCGCCGTGAGGAGTGGGGAAGTCGATGCCGTCTGTACCTATTCCACGGACGGCCGCAACATCTCGCACAACCTGGTGATCCTGGAGGACGATAAGGGGTTTAACCCGCCCTATTACGGCATCCTGGTGGCGCGCAATGACATGCTGGAGAAGTACCCGGAGGTCAAGGAGGCGCTGAAGCCCCTGGGCGGACTGATGGATACGGAAACGATGACCAAGCTCAACGCCAGGGTGGATGTGGACGAAGAGGAGCCGGCCAAGGTGGCGCGCGACTTCCTTAAGGAGAAGGGGTTGCTGTAGAGGCTCGGTTCAGCGAACCCCGACCGGCCCCTGGAGGTCGGGCGCCGAAAAGGAGCACCGCCGGTGTTGGGTACTGCTTCACAGCGGGGGGCTGGGATAGAAAGCGCGGTGGCGGGGGACCGGTGCGCAGGCACCGGTCCCCCGCTCTGTTAGGACGGGGCGGTCAAGGGCTGCTCGTTGACGGCATTTGGACAATGTGGTAGCATGAGTGAAGGTAAAAGATAAGGGAGACAGGTTAAGGTGCAACGGCGGATAATAGAGCTTAAAGGACATATCCTGGATTCCCATATTCTGCCACGCGTCCTCGATGCCATCGTCGAGCAGGGCGGCGATTTCAGCATCGAGCACATCAGCATCGGCAAGACCAACACCGACCCCAGTTACGCGCGGCTGGCCGTCGCCGCGGCCGACGAGGGCGTTTGGGAGCAGGTTTGGGAAGCGATTCAGCCCCTGGGGGCGGTACTACTTACGGAAAAGGAGGCGGAACTTAAGCCGGCGCCGCAGGACGGTGTTTTCCCGGACAACTTTTACACCACCACCAACCTGGAGACGCGCGTGCGCCTGGCCGGCGGCTGGGTACCCGTCGAAGGGATGGAGATGGATTGCGGCATTCGCGTGGATCCGCCGGCGGGCCGGGCGGTTTGCGTACCCATCCACCAGGTGCGCCGCGGCGACCTGATCGTGGTGGGGAACGAGGGGGTGCAGGTGACGCCTCTGGAGCGGCCGCGGCAGCGCGAGGTCTTCAGCTTTATGGGTAGCGCCGTCTCCAGCGAACGGCCGAAGGGCCTGGTAATTGCCGGTATTGCCCGGGAAATGCGGGCCGTGCGCCGGCGCGGCGGTAAGATTCTGGTGGTACTGGGGCCGGCCGTCATCCACACGGGAGCGGGGCAGTACCTGGAGCGCTTGATCCGCGCCGGGTTTGTGCAAACCCTGTTTGCCGGTAACGCGGTGGCCACGCATGACATTGAAAGCGCCCTGTACGGTACCTCCCTCGGGGTTTCCCTGGCCAGCGGCGAAGCCGTTCCCGAGGGGCACTCGCACCACCTGCGGGCGATCAACGCCATTCGGGGTGCCGGCGGCATCCGGCCGGCGGTCGCGAGCGGCCTCCTAACAAAAGGCGTTATGTATACTGCTGTGCAGACGGGTGTAGATTATGTGCTGGCGGGCTCCATCCGCGACGACGGGCCGCTTCCTGATGTTATCAGCGACACGCTGGCGGCGCAGGAGGCCATGCGGGCGCTGCTGCCCGGCACGGAGCTGGCCTTAATGCTGGGGACGATGCTCCACTCCATCGCCGTCGGGAACCTGCTGCCAGCCCGGGTGCGCCTCGTCTGCGTGGACATCAATCCGGCGGTGGTGACGAAACTGGTGGACCGCGGGAGTTTCCAGGCGGTGGGCGTGGTGAGCGATGTGGAGTGGTTCTTAAGGCAACTGGCCTTTGAGCTGTTGGACAAAAAAGAACACCTGGCGAAGGGGGTTTGAAGTTGGCACCGCACAAGAGCCTGGGGGTCCTTTCCCGTTACGAGCAGATTGCCCTCGACATTGCGGCGCGCATCCTGCGCGACGAGTACAAGGTAGGCGATAAGATCTTCGGCCGCTCTACCCTGGCCGGCCGTTACAAGGTTTCACCGGAAACCATCCGCCGGGCGGTTTCGCTCCTGGAGGACGCCGGCGTGGTGGAGACGGCGGCGGGCATGGGTGTCATCATCAAGTCCAAGAAGGCGGCGGAATCATATTTTCACCAGTTCCGCGGCCAGCAGGCCCTGGCCGACCTGCAGGAGAAATTGAGCCAGCTTTTTGTGGAAAAGCAGCGCTTGGACGAGGAGATCGAGACCACCACCCGGCAGATGGTGAACTACCTGTGGGGGATGCTGAACAACCTGCAGTACCTGGAGAAGGTGGAAATCCCGGAGAACTCCTGGCTGGTGGGGCAGTCGCTCTCTTCCAGCCGGCTGCGCTCGGAGACAGGGGCCACGGTGGTGGCCATTGAGCGCGACGGCAAAGAGTACTATTCCCCCTCCTCCGAGATGGCCTTTCAAGCCGGCGACCTGCTGCACGTGGTAGGGACGGTGGAGGCTAAAGGGTTGCTGCGCCGGCTGGTGGAACGGGAGGGCTAGAAGTGGCAGCCAAGGATGACCGGCAGGATACGATGCTCTTCTCTCCCCCTGCCCCGGAGAGTCCGGCGCGCGCTGTTCTCCTGGCGGTGGGGGCGGCGCTGGAGGAGCGGGGTTACGACCCGGTGGACCAGCTGGTGGGCTATCTGCTCTCCGGTGACCCCACCTACATCACCAGCTACGGCAACGCGCGCAGCCTGATCCGCGGCCTGGGCCGGGAAGAACTGCTGGAGGAAATTGTGCGCGGCTATCTGGCGGCGGTGAAAGGGGGGCACGGCGGTGGAAAAGCTGGTGATTGAGGGCGGGCGCGCCCTAAACGGGTCCATCGTCGCGAGCGGGGCGAAGAACAGCGCCCTGCCGCTCCTCGTCGCAGCGGCCCTTGCCGAAGAGGAGTCCCTCCTGGAGAACGTCCCGCACGACACCGATGTGGACGTGATGTGCGCTATTCTTAAGGCCCTGGGAGCCAGCGTGCGCGCCGACGGCCCCGGGCGCCTGCGGGTGAGCGGTGCCGGCCTGACGCAGGCGCAGGCTCCGTACGAGCTGGTGCGCCGGATGCGGGCTTCTTTTTATGTTGCCGGCCTCCTCCTGGGGCGCCTGGGACGGGCGGTGGTCGCCCTGCCGGGCGGCTGCTCCATCGGCTCGCGGCCGGTGGATTACCACATCAAGGGCTTTGAGGCCCTGGGGGCGAAGGTCTCCCTGGAGCACGGCTTCATGAAAGCTGAAGCACCGCGCCTCACAGGCTCCAAGTACTATGTCAGCCGCGCCAGCGTAGGGGCCACCATCAACACCATGCTGGCCGCGGTCCTGGCCAAGGGAACCACTATCCTGGAGAATGCCGCCCGCGAGCCGGAAGTGGTGGACGTGGCTAACTTTCTCAACACCATGGGGGCGCGGATTAAGGGCGCAGGCATGGATGTCATCCGTATTGAAGGCGTCAAGAAGCTTCATGGGGCCGAGCATGAGATTATCCCCGACCGGATTGAGGCCGGTTCCTACCTTATCCTGGGCGCCATGACCGGGGGTGAGGTGACGGTGGTGAATGCCATGGGCGAACACCTCCGGGCGCTCCTATCCAGCCTGGAGGCCATCGGCGTGGCCGTTGAAGAGACCACCACGGCCGTTCGTGTAAAGAAAAAGGAGCCCCTGGCTCCTCTTAATGTAGTCACCCAGCCCTATCCGGGCTTTCCCACCGACCTACAGGCACCTTTGGCGGTGCTCCTCACCCAGGCCGATGGCGTGAGCACCCTGCGCGAGACCATCTTTGACGGCCGCTTCAAGTACGTGGACGAGCTCCGGCGCATGGGTGCGGACGTCAAGGTGGAACGGGACACGGCCATCATTACCGGGCCGGCCAAGCTAACCGGGGCCCCGGTGGAGGCCACGGACCTCCGGGGCGGCATGGCGCTGGTGATTGCCGCGCTGGCGGCCGAGGGGCGCAGCGAGGTCAGCGGCCTCGAGCACATCGACCGCGGTTATGAGCACCTCTCCGCCAAGCTGCAGGCCCTGGGGGCCAAGGTGGAGCGGATCAGGGTGTAAGGCCGGCACCGCTAACGCAGCGAAAGGCTGGCGGCGGTGACGCCGGGGAGCCGGCGCAGGTCGGCCGCCACGGCCTCGGCGCGCGCCTGATCGGCGGCCAGGGTGAGGGTGATGATCCCATTTTCCTTGTCGCCGTCGGGGAGTCCGGCCCGGCTTAAAATGGCGTCGCCGTGGCGCGTCAGCACTTCCTGCACCTGAGGACCGAGCTCTGCCCGGTGGGGGACGAGAATCCCCACTACGCTGATGTGTTGGTACATGCCATCACCTCCCGCAGCTCTGTTTTCCATTGTACACCGGGAAAGAGGCAGGACAGGTCGGAGCCCAAGCAGCGCGCGCCGCAAAAGGAGTAAAGGAGAGTCGGTTATGGAACTCACCGTTCTCGGCCGCTACGGGCCCTATCCGGCAGCGGGCGGGGCCTGTTCGGGTTATCTTGTCACGGCCGGCACCACGCGCCTGCTGGTGGACTGCGGGGCGGGGGTCCTGAGCCGGTTGGCCGCCCACCTGCCCCTGGAAGGCCTTACGGGGGTTATCCTCTCCCATCTCCACAGCGATCATACCAGCGATTACTTTGTCCTGCGCTACGCTCTGGAGGTGGCCCAGTTTCAGGGCCGGCGCCGGGAACCCCTGCCCGTGTGGGCGCCGCCCGAGCCGGCGGAGGAGTTCGGCCGCCTGGGTTACCGCAACGTTTTCACCGTGCGCCCGGTGCTGGAAGGGCAGGCCGTCCAGGTAGGGGAACTGACGGCGGTCCCCTTTGCCGGCAGGCACAGCGTCCCGGCTTTCGGGTGGCTTTTCACGGCGGGCGGGGCGAAGCTCGCCTACTCGGGCGACACAGAGCTGTACCCGGACTTCCCTGCCCGTGTGCAGGGGGCGGACCTTTTCCTCTGCGAGGCCACCTACACAGAGACGCAGCTGAGCCAGGGGGCGCGGAATCACCTGGCGGCGGGCCAGGCGGCCCGGGCGGCGCGGGCGGCCGGTGTGAAGCGTCTCTTGCTTACCCACCTTTCGCCGCCGCAGGATCACCGGGTGCTGCTTCAGGAAGCGCAGGCGGAGTTTCCCGCCGCTGAACTTGCAGCGGAAGGAAAAACGTACAGCGTTTCGGCATAGGTATTGAGGGGGCTGAAGAATTTACCTTTCCGTAACCGCGGCTTAATTTTTACCCTCTATTCTGAAGGAGAGAGCCTGGAAAGGGTGGACAGCGTGCCCGAACCGATGAGTCGACTACCTCGACCTTACCTCCTGGCTGCCCTGGCCTTAACCCTGCTCTTTTTCCTGAGCTTCGGCACCGCCCTCGTGCTGAGCAGCTACCTGGCGCCGGACAAGATTGTGCCGGGGGTCCAGGTGGAAGGGCTGGACCTTTCCGGCCTGACGGCTGCCCAGGCGGAGGAACGCCTGGCGCTGCGGGCGGCGGCCCTGGCGGCGACCGAGCTCTTTCTCCAGGCCAAGGAACGCACTTATACCGTGAAAGCGGCGGACATCGGCATCGGCGCCGACGTAGCACAAACGGTGCAAAACGCCCTGGCGGTGGGCCACAGCGGCACCTTGTGGCAGCAGCTTTACGAACGCCGCCGGGTGCGACGGGAAGGCCGGCATCTACCCCTTGAACTCAGCCTGGATACCCGGAAGCTGCAGGGATATCTTATGCAACTGGCGCAGGATGTGGACAGCCCGCCTCGGGATGCGCGGCTTGTTCTTAATGAAAAGAACGAAGCCGGACCGGTGGCGGGGAAGGCCGGCTGCGCGCTGGCTCTGCCGGAATCCGAGGAGCGGATAGTTACGGCGGTACGCCGGGGCGGCGGGCGCGTAGAGCTGGCCGTGCAGGAAATACCGCCGAAGCAGACGGTGGCGGATCTGTGGCGCCTGGGCATCCGCGATGTGGTGGCCCTTTACACCACCCGCTTCCAGGCCGGCAACCGCGACCGTACCTACAACTTGAAGCTCGGCGCCGCGGCCATTGACGGTCACATCGTGGCTCCGGGGGAGGTTTTTTCTTTTAATGAGGTGGTGGGTCCCCGGGAGGA
Coding sequences:
- the murA gene encoding UDP-N-acetylglucosamine 1-carboxyvinyltransferase: MEKLVIEGGRALNGSIVASGAKNSALPLLVAAALAEEESLLENVPHDTDVDVMCAILKALGASVRADGPGRLRVSGAGLTQAQAPYELVRRMRASFYVAGLLLGRLGRAVVALPGGCSIGSRPVDYHIKGFEALGAKVSLEHGFMKAEAPRLTGSKYYVSRASVGATINTMLAAVLAKGTTILENAAREPEVVDVANFLNTMGARIKGAGMDVIRIEGVKKLHGAEHEIIPDRIEAGSYLILGAMTGGEVTVVNAMGEHLRALLSSLEAIGVAVEETTTAVRVKKKEPLAPLNVVTQPYPGFPTDLQAPLAVLLTQADGVSTLRETIFDGRFKYVDELRRMGADVKVERDTAIITGPAKLTGAPVEATDLRGGMALVIAALAAEGRSEVSGLEHIDRGYEHLSAKLQALGAKVERIRV
- a CDS encoding MBL fold metallo-hydrolase — encoded protein: MELTVLGRYGPYPAAGGACSGYLVTAGTTRLLVDCGAGVLSRLAAHLPLEGLTGVILSHLHSDHTSDYFVLRYALEVAQFQGRRREPLPVWAPPEPAEEFGRLGYRNVFTVRPVLEGQAVQVGELTAVPFAGRHSVPAFGWLFTAGGAKLAYSGDTELYPDFPARVQGADLFLCEATYTETQLSQGARNHLAAGQAARAARAAGVKRLLLTHLSPPQDHRVLLQEAQAEFPAAELAAEGKTYSVSA
- a CDS encoding VanW family protein, whose amino-acid sequence is MPEPMSRLPRPYLLAALALTLLFFLSFGTALVLSSYLAPDKIVPGVQVEGLDLSGLTAAQAEERLALRAAALAATELFLQAKERTYTVKAADIGIGADVAQTVQNALAVGHSGTLWQQLYERRRVRREGRHLPLELSLDTRKLQGYLMQLAQDVDSPPRDARLVLNEKNEAGPVAGKAGCALALPESEERIVTAVRRGGGRVELAVQEIPPKQTVADLWRLGIRDVVALYTTRFQAGNRDRTYNLKLGAAAIDGHIVAPGEVFSFNEVVGPREEEQGYREAPVIIKNELVPGIGGGICQVSSTLYNAVLLAGLDPVERSNHSLPSAYIGLGRDATVAYGSIDFKFKNTRPEPVMLGSRVHGDELTIAVFGTPREERVEIITAVEEEIPFPVLFQEDPALKPGENKLKQEGKPGYKVTVRRRFRRGGQVVREEVLSRDTYHPQPEVHLVGPVPAAPPAGAPGRVPQPVPTQNARHAPG